The proteins below come from a single Streptococcus canis genomic window:
- a CDS encoding glycoside hydrolase family 16 protein translates to MGNIRGNEQQHYSSKDNVDVTDGKLILKVIDRPSEDQYYNRQKHGKNARLVHYNSGSVRTVGKQEFLFGRIEAKMKLPKGQAVFSAFWTLGADFNLDGRIESGQGYGWPSTGEIDIMELIGSSSGRGNRVIYGTPHFYYDKEDADKNGNPGSGFSGNLTLDKDFSEEFHVFGINWSEDCIEWYVDDVVYNTIVYDNSERSQALKKSL, encoded by the coding sequence TTGGGGAATATACGTGGAAATGAGCAACAACATTATAGTAGTAAGGATAATGTTGATGTTACTGATGGTAAACTTATTTTAAAAGTTATTGATCGTCCTTCTGAAGATCAATATTATAACCGTCAAAAACATGGAAAAAATGCAAGATTAGTTCATTATAATTCTGGTAGTGTACGAACTGTTGGAAAGCAAGAATTTTTGTTTGGTCGAATAGAAGCAAAAATGAAATTACCTAAAGGTCAAGCAGTTTTTTCAGCTTTTTGGACACTTGGAGCAGATTTTAATTTAGACGGAAGGATTGAATCTGGTCAAGGTTATGGATGGCCGTCAACTGGAGAAATTGATATTATGGAGTTAATTGGCTCCTCTAGTGGTCGTGGTAATAGAGTTATTTATGGAACTCCTCATTTCTACTATGATAAGGAAGATGCTGATAAAAATGGTAATCCAGGCTCTGGATTTAGTGGAAATCTTACATTAGATAAAGATTTTTCTGAAGAATTTCATGTTTTTGGGATTAATTGGTCAGAGGATTGTATTGAATGGTATGTAGATGATGTGGTTTATAACACGATAGTTTATGATAATTCAGAACGTTCCCAAGCTCTAAAAAAAAGCCTTTAA
- a CDS encoding IS3 family transposase (programmed frameshift): MSRKIRRHFADDFKQQIVDLHNAGMKRSELIKEYELTPSTFDKWVRQAKTTGSFKTIDNLTDEQRELMELRKRNKELEMQLDILKQAAVIMAPKREVITANKDKYSISAMCRWLGIPRSSYYYKAVESVSDTELEEKIKAIFLESKARYGARKIKKCLKNEGIQLSRRRIRRIMHRLNLVSVYQKAAFKPYSKGKNEAAIPNHLARQFHQEKPLKALVSDLTYVRVGNGWAYVCLIIDLFNREIIGLSVGWHKTPELVKQAIQSIPYALTKVKIFQSDRGKEFDNTLIDDMLEAFGITRSLSQAGCPYDNAVAESTYRAFKMEFVHQETFQTLEELALKTKDYVHWWNHHRIHSCLNYQTPMTKRLVV; this comes from the exons ATGTCTAGAAAAATACGTCGCCACTTCGCCGACGACTTTAAGCAACAAATCGTTGACCTTCACAATGCAGGGATGAAACGAAGTGAGCTTATCAAAGAATATGAGTTAACCCCATCAACCTTCGATAAGTGGGTACGTCAGGCAAAAACAACTGGTTCCTTTAAAACTATTGATAATCTTACAGATGAGCAGCGTGAGCTGATGGAACTCCGAAAGCGTAATAAAGAACTCGAAATGCAGCTAGATATCCTAAAGCAAGCGGCGGTGATTATGGCAC CGAAAAGAGAAGTAATCACTGCTAACAAAGACAAATATAGTATTTCAGCCATGTGTCGGTGGTTGGGTATTCCTCGTTCTAGCTATTACTACAAAGCTGTGGAATCCGTATCTGATACCGAGCTTGAAGAAAAAATCAAAGCTATTTTTCTCGAAAGTAAGGCCAGATACGGGGCTAGGAAAATCAAGAAATGTTTGAAAAATGAAGGCATCCAGCTGTCTCGTCGTCGGATTCGTCGCATCATGCACAGACTCAACTTAGTATCCGTTTACCAGAAAGCAGCCTTCAAGCCATATTCAAAAGGGAAGAATGAGGCAGCTATTCCTAATCACTTAGCCAGACAATTTCATCAAGAAAAGCCTCTAAAAGCTTTAGTGTCAGACTTAACCTACGTTCGTGTCGGTAATGGTTGGGCTTATGTTTGCTTGATTATTGACCTCTTCAATCGTGAAATCATCGGTCTGTCAGTTGGTTGGCACAAGACCCCCGAATTGGTCAAACAAGCGATTCAGAGCATCCCTTACGCTCTGACCAAAGTCAAGATATTCCAGTCAGATCGTGGGAAGGAGTTTGATAATACTTTGATTGATGACATGTTGGAGGCCTTCGGAATCACCCGCTCTCTTAGTCAAGCAGGTTGTCCTTACGACAATGCCGTTGCTGAAAGTACCTATCGTGCTTTCAAAATGGAATTTGTCCACCAGGAAACTTTCCAGACGCTAGAAGAATTGGCCCTCAAAACTAAGGACTATGTCCACTGGTGGAATCACCACCGCATTCACAGCTGCCTCAACTACCAAACACCGATGACCAAACGTTTAGTCGTTTAG